The DNA segment AGAATTGAGAATAGGAATTAGGAACCCAGACCACCATAAATCATAGAAGTTTTAAAGCTTTTCATAAGATTCAGAATGGAAACGAGAAGAATATTTCAggaaaaatatgtgaaaatttatttatcattaaagaaaTCCCCAAATGTTTATAATCTAAGTTAACTATACACTACCTCAGCTGTGGAGCTAATCAATAGACCAGACTGTGTTACTGTGGCCTGTCTTGTTTCTGAACCAAGTCTAGCAAATACCGAATCAGTCTTCTTGGCTGAagtgtaacaaaagaaaatcaaaacaaataattttgatgaattTCAAACACCACATGCCAATCCAATTTATCACTAGtatctttttcatattgaataaTACAGTTTGCAGTATTATTGCATGTTTTGAACACATTTTCACCAACCTGTGTGGGATAAGTTCTGCTATTGTTAAGTCAGGGTAAATCCTGGCAGagcaaaattaaattatttgtccTGATAATGTGACTGACTTCATCATGCTTAATTGCTTGACAAAAGCCCAGTCTTCCTTTTTGTACTTGTCTAAATGAGACAAAAATGATTATTCAAGGAAGCCTAAATACCCAAATAAAAAAGTTCAGATCAGTTCctatataataaaatcattggAATCATCTGGGTCTCACCACTTCAAATATTTGCGAGTTCTAAGACTTACCGTTAGAATACCTTTGTTTGTACCCTGCtgttgcacattttttttaatccaattttaCTGATTTAAGTATATTTaataattcaagaaaaaaaactataaggTGTGAAAAACTGTTTAAGGACTATCATTCTGATGATATCTATTTTCAgtatcttaaaataaaagaataagtATTTACCATTAATTCATTCTTACAAGTCTTCTTTCTCTTACCTTTAGCTAAaagtttctttgttttctgtgtCTTCCCTGATGGCATTGTAATCTTATATTTTCCTTCATGTTCTGGAAAGACTCTTCTTTTCTTAGGGACTGGTACAACCTCTTCAAGCTTTTTGGACAATTTAACTGTGGTACTTCTAAGGCCAGTTTCTAGAACAACATAAAGATAAAATCAAGTCAAATACTAATACTTAAACAGTATTTTACTGTCTTTGAATTTTATCACACACATATTCAGTTGGTTTTACTTCAAATCCAAAGGACCTACAATATGGCTGTATCATAGGTAGGTAGGAGGTGTGCTAAGATCTAACTTGCTTTGAACTTGGcctaaaaaaatgatttattaaaaagCAGATGCCTTGGCTTCAAGATAAGTGATAGTGAGTTCAAAGTTTGAACACAAAGACCTATGAAATATTATGAacagtgttccagctaggcCGTTTTCAGAGGGCGCGGCGCCCGCCCTTTTTCGAGTGGCGCCCTGCCTTTTTTGAAGATTGATTGCATTTTAATTTGTGCGTATTGATATGATACACTAATAACTAAATTTTACCTGGGGAAAAGTTTTCGACTTTGTTTACGACCCCAAGCTAATCAATGGTTACAACTGGTGTCATAATCTGTTGTTATAGGTAATCCGTGTATCAGAtgggtcatttttttaaaatgatcatcaacattaaatcattcaaatagaATCGGTCAGTCGGCAATTATCTTTGAAGAAATGTGCATACAACTTGGGCACAATTTGCGATGTTTACCGTAGTttcatcagagacatatatacacatatgtgtatatatgtctctggtttcaTGGAGGAAATTAATGACAGAAAGTTGAAAAACCATAATAAACTCGTTGAAGacattgttttacttgttttccgtaaaataaacagaaaattcagACGTATTTGTCATTGACTGCCTTcactttttatatgaaaataacaaaataacaaaatcggcCGCCATATTGTGATCATATTTACATCATATTTACGTACTGTTTATAATCCTCCAAAGAAGGAGCACACccgaataaagaaagataactcaatctgattttttttcttacattgaGTAACCCATTTacatattctaaaatatgtcTTCATACTTCTTgcttaagaatatatatgtttaggtaTTTATTTTGAGTTATAGGAATAGGTAAAGAGGGTCTTAGTAGCAGTGTTGGTAGGGTGCCTTGGTcatctttttctgtattctttatttttgatacaatttttcaCTGTTGCTTTATAtcctaaaattttgaatttactgAGCACAGCTGTTTTGTGCTGTATTGCCATTAAGCACAGCAGGGGTAGAAAGGTGAAACTGGTAAAATGTGGCAGACCATAGAAACAGTATGAAACAGGTCACCTTTTGAAAACATACTGCATATAAAGTTCAACTGTGCCAAGCAATGATCAAAAAACTTGTGTGACAAGCTGCTTGACAAGTTTTTCAGccttaaaagtagaaagatagAGTTCTATATGGGCTAATGATGTTGTTCTTGTATAACCTGTGattcaacaaataaacacaaatgtttgattaacatcttttattaaaatatgcccttttcatattatcatatcGTGCGTTAAATGCCCTTTTTCAGGATTGGCACCCTGCCCTTTTGAAAACCTAGCTGGAACACTGATGAATATTCATGTAAATTTGACAGTCTAATAATATAATGTCTAATTTTTCtacacaaaaaatgaataaaattacatATCTTTCACTAATATTTGTTAACATATAAATGCAagtatatcaaaaatatttcaatgaaagCCACAatcatatagaaaaaaacattgtcaTACATTATAACTAaatttattgtgttattttcAATTACTTGTAGTGGAAATGTGTACAAACCTTCTGCAGGAGGTGCTCCACCTAGACGGGCAGATAACTCTTTAGATAGTTTAGGTACCATAGGGAGATTCATTGGGCCAGCATCTGGATCGTTTCCAAGGTAATGGTTGACAGTCCTACTAGCAGCTGAAATTATATTACAACCAATCCTTTTAGAACTGCATAATGAAAACCATTGACTTGCCATTTATGGTTAATCTTAAATTGACCAAATCacactttaaaatgtaaaatacacaaaagttttaaagtcaatagaccatccCTTTAGAGCAAGGTCAAATAATCTCAAttaaatgagatgtgccaattcAAATACAACTGCATACTAAACATCATTTACCTTCTACTTGTAGTTCCCTTAAACTGCCTGAAACAGTTCTCCCAAGTCTTGCCTTTTCGACTTTGTTGAGATGACAAAATGCTAAGTAATGACTctaattgttttgaacatgtatataatattaatGGCGAGTTATGGCTATAAACTCGAAAGACATGTTTTGTAAGCTTTACTCAGAGTCAATGATAAATACATAGAGACATCGGCAAGTGGCACTGCTGCGAGCCTATTGTTACGTAAAATGGCGCTAAAATGTTAACCAAATAAAAGagtataaaataaactaaactGCAACTTTAACTATAACTACTTCACAACACTAATCATACCACCTCCCTTTTTTAGCTGGCAAACAAAAGATGAActataaaaccatttttttctacttcaaaaacatgaagaaataatttatttagtcattaaaattCTATAACAATGGGAAATGTGTGCATGTGTTTTTATACTTATTActttcattttgtatataaactaagaatattttaatcagtataaAGAAAGATTCCAATCGTTTTTTCCCAAAGATTGAAACCAGGAAAAACCAAAATCCATCTTTCACAAGTTCCAAACAAGCACTAAAGCCAGAATCTTACTACATATATAAATCTACTATATACCTGTCTGTCGTCTGGGTGTGGCTGATATGTTTTTTGTACCCTGGAGTGCTTTCTCTCTTGCTAACTAAAATAGAAAGTTATAAAACAATCAGTTTGATTTATAAACAGCATAGCAGTACCACACTAACTTACCATACcccaaaaattacaattttcaagAAGAGTGCATTTAAgttaagaaatatattttaaactaaaattgagaaGTAGAATCCCTCAGAAGCTTGTGTGTTAAATGatcttttttacatttcagttaaaattattttttaacacaaaaaaataacattggaTAGGCATGATAGTTATTCGTggctagatttttttttataaaagttcattaaaaaatataactccTCCCTCCTTGAGGAAAAACTGCTTTCTCACTGATTTGATAATATgatggtatgggctttgctcattgttaatttctgggttttgtctcattggcaatcatacaacatctccttttttttatatttacctgTGAATGTACTGCTTTTGCATGTTTAAGGATAGCTATGACATCTCCTAGAATTGAGATTCCCATTTCCGTCAGATATTCTTTAGTCAGATCCATTAACATGTCTTTCTGTATCCTGTTGTCTGTAAATGTGATGGCATAGTTTGTTGATTCACTTGGTGGAATACCACATTCTGTAAAAAACTTTATCCAGTATGAGGTATCTGCTcctgtacaaaaaaaaacacaaaaaaatggtAATATGATGTTAAATTTCTCAATCACTGTCCCATAAAACTAAATACCAGTGCTTTGTTATTTAGTAAATCATCATACTAAATGGTTGTAATTGTTAATTGTAGTCATTCTAATTAAGAACTGTATATATAGTCCATAAATGGCAATGCCTCaacaatttaatttgtataaaaatcagCAATGTGGTACCATTATGTCTATTCATTTCTACTAGTAAATATTCTTaatccattttgaatttgtgcAAAATGACGTTGTTAAAAACTTcacacttttgtttttataagcACATTTTCCTATTACTGGATTTTGACTAAACAATTGTAGGACATGGACTGGAAAAGGATACATAAAATCcatgtttgtttacaaagcaTGACAGAGGCTAAGTAGCTTCTTCCACATTATTTCTTcaagaaaatacttgaaatgaacAATAGATAGAGGTATCAGTGATAATATTagcatttttataaaagaatcaaGTTGCATAATTAAATTTCCCACATTTGCACATGCACACACATGTACTATTCAATCAATTTGAGTTTGACgatgttatgtttattatatacctttttaaatttttcatcatatcaaaatcaaaatatttacaaatgtttatttttacagtttggtagaaatctgtccaagtttggtagaaatccagtatagtttaagaaagttaaaaaatttaaaaccagagtgaatatttgtggacgccgcggACGACACCGGAATGTAGGATTtctatgtttttcttttctgactaaagtcgaaggcttgACAAAAATTTATCTGGCCAAGTGGCTTTAatcaggggcggatttaggcgggggcgtggcaggcgtgcgccccccctaaaatttgcaaagcatgggttgacttcaacatttttcaagtatcagaagagaccattcaatcttattttaactaagtataaataaaacagtcagtttcACAGAATTAACATGATTACTAATCAACTGACCTACGCTTTATCAAAGTTCTATCAATAATTTGAAAGGAATGTGTCAAACGCGGAGCTGCGTTTGATGACAGATATAATAGGTTTTTAGCTGTTAAAGTAAAAACAGCTATAACATTGTGTTTtcggtttttataatcaatttgtttgattaatcgaagttccaaaacatccctaaatcactttcacaatttcatcatgacacGGTCCAGAAAACAGTCGGCAGGTGAAATTCTTTTATGATATCcgtaatgaaagatagaaatactgttttaagcgaaaggttagtttattaatttgtatctctgtgtttatatttatttctccCTTGCAACCTAATTAGTTAGCCAAATTCTGTACCGTATTACCGTATGCTTGGGATCCCaagtaaattaaaatatctgcgtaaatgcatctcattctgattttagttgtttgtggCGAACACAGTGAAGTCTGGCACGACCTCCGGAAATCAAAAAAGTAGAAAACAGATAGTatgaaaggacaattaaaaattgctggtaaaagtagaacttttcgtttgaaaaatatattggttAGGTGAGCAATTGTGATCTGTCTCGTCTCACTCTGTCCGCCTGTCTATCtgtagattgttgtcaggtGTGGATTAAGGCTGTTTCAGCTTTAAACTTGAATTCCTCGCTTATTTTAACACACAATAGTTTGAGCTATCTGCATTTCACCCCTtaagaagaatatttcaataattttacctaaaaaaCACACAATAGTTCGAGCTATCTGCATTTCACCCCTtaagaagaatatttcaataattttacctaaaaaaacctccaaaaatttttcacctcgctccgctcggcgatTATTAAATTTTGCACCCCCCCTAACTGAAAATCCTAGATCCACCCCTGTTAATAGCCTTTATTAAATCTGAATGTTAGATTTTCTCTATcaataattttctaaaattcaagcaaataaagaaaacttacatttaaccccttttttttcaattttatggcCTTGTTGTCCATGTTTATATGACGAAAATATAATACCTTTATATCTTTATCTTCGGGTCGTTAAATAAGCCAAAGGCTTCTACTGACCCCTCATCATGGATTGTCGTATATGCATTTCTCTTctcataattaatatatatatatataatatatattaaacttatAATAATAAACACTTATTTGGGTGTGCGTAGCTGAACACTTATTAACACGAACATATGAATTTATAAGGGTTCCAGTTTTCGCCATTTAGTGCGGACTTAAAATTATTTAGAGTCTTTGCTGTCACCGTTAAATCTGACAGGTTATTCCACTGATCCACTACTCTAATGAACTTGTGTCAATTCACAGTTGTGGTTTATGTTGGTTTATTTAGATATCAAACTTTTGATTGACCCATCGAAAAAAAgggtaactttaaaaaaaaatgaacaaggAGGTATCTACCGGACGTTGTAGCATTTTTGGGAACTAACATTTGGCATACTGTTTTCTTAAGTTAATTATTTCAAGCAGCCCCCCTTTTTTCGGGCATATCTACATAACGCTATATTATACGCTTTTTTAGCCACAATAAGTTATGGTTTTGTGTAAAATAAAGTTACGCCAACAAGAAATGTGGTTTTACATAGTTGAAAGGGTATACTGTGTAAAATACCTGACGGTTTGGCATGTGAAGCCATCGTCGAATATCGAGATTTTTTGGGTAATATTTCAGGTGATGTTTGCGTTTGATGTAAGGAGAAATTTTTGTAATAAAGTCAACGTATCTTAAACgcttcaaaatattcaaagctCTGACAGTACTAAATTCCAAAGGTCCTGTTTATGATCGCTTATAACGTACAGATAAAGTTTGTCCAGGGTAAAATATGTTCTGGCGGACACAAAGTACTTCTATAGAAGTTTCCATGGGTACagaatttattattatctttGGTCCGATATTAGTAATTTATGTCCCCGGAATAATTTTCCTAGGAATTCAAGTCCATGGCATTAAAATTCCTAGGTAAAAACAAATCCGTGTCCCttttttttataggaaaaaatattaatgaatcaaatcatttacattcaaacaaTCATCGGGAAATTAAAATTGTAAggttcaatagatataggaagatgtggtgtgagtgcaaatgagacaactctccatccaaataacaatttaaacttgtgagtaaaccattataggttaaagtacggccttcaacacggagccttggctcaaaccgaacaacaagctataaagggccccaaaattactagtgtaaaaccattcaaacgggaaaaacaaaagtctaatctatataaacaaaacgagaaacgagaaacacgtatacattacataaacaaacgacaactactgtacatcatattcctgacttaggacaggtgcaaacgtTGTTTAAGAGTtgtgtatttatataattttgacacTGAAATGTACCCAGATGTCATTAATATTCCTCGGTAGAAACGTCCCCAACCCTCATCATTTAGAATGAAAAAGTTTAAGAAACgtgtatacaataaaaaaaatatttgttttttgttgtaatatTGTTCAAGAGGTCAGTGtactttaatattttcataaaatatatgtccTAGGAAATGATGtcaatgtcaattttaaatattcctAGGTAAAAACGTCCATGtcctttattttaaaagataaatctaaatatcatgtttaatattaagagttgtttattaaatttattttaaatatgtccCAGACTATTTTTTCTACTAGGACATCATGTCCATGTCATTAACATGCCTAGGAAAAAACGTCCATATGTCCTTTATTTAATAGAATAAAGTTAATGAAACTTTCCAAtctgaacacatttttttattctaattacaacaattttataacttataataaaaattactagattgtccatctgatgagttaagcctttttcaactaatttttatacttcgttcttatgttgtactgtacgttataccactgtcccaggttagggggagtgTTGGGATCCCGTTAACACGgattaaccccgccacattatttatgtaagtGCCTACATgtgtcaggaacctgtaattcagtggttgtcgtttgtttatgtgtaacatatttgtttttcgttcatttttttacataaatgaggccgtttgttttctcgtttgaatcgtttttgtcttatcggggccttttatagctgactatgcggtatgggctttgttcattgttgaaggccgtacggtgacccatagttgttaatgtctgtgttgaTCTTTTGTGCCGGGGAAGTTGTCTCatgggcaatcataccacatcttcttttatatacgTGTTCGAACAATTTTTTACATAGGAAAATAAATTCTGGACATATTTTAGTAGCTATGGACTTATTTCCGTAGCCCGAAAATAAATGCTGGACATATTTCACTAGCTATGGACTTATTTCCGTATGGAAATTCTTCCTGGGACTCACATTCCTATTTAATAATGGTCATGACTTTGATTAACTAGGGAAAAGGGCCGCGGACAAATATTAATTCCAGTCCAAATTTACTGTTCCATTATCACGCAAGTCCGGCAATACTAGAGTACCAATGGTGTAATGGATTTTTAGCTTTTGGTATTATTCAAAGAAACTTACAattgtttttctaaattgttataatgattaatttttcaataattttttaaagcaaatatTCAGTCCATTAAACTTATTCCCTACTTTTGAAAGTTGGTCCATCACGGACTCTTAAGCCTTACTATCCagtaaaaattgtcaaaatgtcCTTTGTTTGGTCATGTATAACTCCTAACGTTTAAGTTTATACGTCCTTGGACCAAAAGACTTGAATAAATAAAACGATTGCCGTATGGTCAGTCTATCTGTGTTCCAGAGTTCCAACGGCTAGCAGCATCTAATTTGTTCAAAGTCGAGCACCTCTGTAAAAGTGTACTGCTTGGAAATAAACAAGTCGGAATTCCTAGTTAATAAGTAAGAATTCCAAGAATACAAGTACACATTCTTTGACAATAAGTATATACTTAACTTAATGGTTTGTACCATGTACGCTTCCATAAATTATAATAAGCATGTGAATAATGATGACTTTGTAGATGTCGTGTGACAGAGCATGCAGACCATCGACCATTGGCAGGACTTGGTAGTTTATCAAAAAAGCGTAGTTTAAATTTCTATCGTTTAATTCAGAGATCAAACAGTCCGTTTTTATACATTGAACCTCTGATACGCTCAGATAATGTATTAGCAAGTATTTGTATAGTCATAActaggatttgtatagttaaactatacaaatccttggtaatACCGTATgtttttgatagtttttaagtttaaaattagTCTCCGACAAGTCTCTTGTTCCCTCTTTTAATCAGTTTAGTACTTCTAATTGGGACCAATTGAGCACATTATCATGGGCTGCTGCAAAACGGAGATCTCAATTAAACGTCAATGTATACATGTCCAGGTCTTGTTTAATAAATagctatttttgtattatacaaGCATTGGACAAGAAAACGTTTTAGGAGTTATGAGCTAATGGACTTTGGACCTTAAATCCAGACTAAAAGATCCGCATATTGATTATAGAACTTATATGTAAAGTCCATTTTAACTTTGGACGATAAGTACGAAACGAAGTTCATGcaacatatattttcatgtcCTTCACTGTTTCAAAAGCATACAAGTCAGCAgtaatgattgattgttgatttttttaacgtccagtggcaaatatttcatgcatgatCAGGACGAAAGCTGCAGAGATGAGACTTGTTTGTAGCCATAAACACTTGATAGGGAAGATATCATATAAAAGTCAGTGGCAAAAGTAGCTTTAGttagtttttatattaataaaaaattcgGAATTCGGAAACAACTTGAGTTTTATAAATCCGTCTACCAAATTCATATTCAGAAAGAGCCAAACATCAACATTTACTGTATAGAACTTCATCTTATCAAAACTCCTTACTATCGTCTCTCTGTCATTCGTGAATGGAACAGTCTTCCATGCACAAGATGCAAGACGAGATCCCgatgataaaaaaatcacatttgaaATTCATTTGATGATCGTGATTTTAAGAAAGTCCCTTCGTTATCATACAGTAGTTGCCAGATACTTCACTTCAAACTCTAGTTGACTGACTGCAGTGGCTAAATGAACAtcttttccagaaaaaaaatattgttcatttCAGACAATTCTTACGGTACATATGTGGATAAATTGAGAGCAACAATTAGCGCTAATGACTGAGAATTCCGGGGCCATGACTCAGTATAAACAGAGACATATAGTACAATACACATTAATTTCTGTTCAGTTAAAGAATTAACTCCTCGGTGGTGTGTTAAACggaatacttttaaaattgtaaaaatttaatttgggaatctttaatttgaaactttcaAGAATTCTAATATAGTGACAtcactatacaaatcattgaaACTTTGTAATTGAAGTTTATTATAATCttcttcagttttttttttacgttcAAACAcatatgattgcgttggataaaaaccgcaatttttatacgtgtgcatgtaaaacaattttcgttgtagaatatatatatatataacacatggccagcgtaAGCTCTTTtttagagagcccaggtggtcgtgtggtctagcgggacggctgcagtgcaggcgatttggtgtcacgatatcacagtagcatgggttcgaatcccggcgagggaagaaccaaaaatttgcgaaagcaaatttacagattattttctaacattgttgggttgatgtttagacgagttgtatatatatatatatactaaaataGCTGTGGTACACATCCACAGATAATACCACAATATGAAACAAGATAACCACAATTAGAAATgagtttaaaaattatatttttttttgtggaaaaaagatgttacaaattaaattatttttaaactatttattaATTACAACATATTATATCATGGTATTCTGTAAATAAGACAGGCACtttcaacataatttttattattataaacatatcCTTTCCCAAAAAGTACACTTATTATTGAAAAGTTCAGGTTAATACaagtttaaatcaataaaaaactCTAAATTGTTTGCATGTCGAGACAAGAAATGAATTATTCCCCTTTTCAAATAGGGTGTCGCATGAGGCAGAACAGCCAATCAGCTCATCTGTTATGAAAATGGAGAGGGAAGATGGAACATGTTTGTAGATATTATGAACAATTTGTTGGTATTTCGCCCCATGCATCCATGTATTACtgataaaacatgaccaaaacaCCAATACATAAAAGGAAAAGCATGGAGTGGTGCAACATTTTGAAGAAATATGttgaaagaaataaaagtgAGATATTTGCAAGAAAAAACACCGGTGGTCAGTGGTGGACTTGATAAAACTTGAACGAAAAACGTCTTAATCTgaaatatcaatgattttatttgaaaattttacatataGACCTATTTTGGGTTTGAAAAGTTGTAAATTGTGTACTCAAAAACATTACTATTAACCTGTAGATattctttgaatattttatagaaaGTAGATGGATAAGAAAGTTTTAACAAACGAAAACATATTATTTGATAATATGTAACTATAATAATGTAACCTTAACTGCAATCTTGCATCTCACATTTTTTTACAAcctcaaaaatttaaaaaaattgtcataattTGGTATCACATCGTTGGTGGAGTTAGCGTTGTCCAGATAATAACTTAGTATACATTGTAggtaaaaagaaattaaaaaaatcagtttataaccacaaaagggatgttggaattgattttgggggttatggtctcAAAGGCTAAGGAATTGGGGGCAAAAAAAGGTCCCacatgagcatttttgtttccaGTCAAATTAttataacttgtgtttaagtgtataaatctctctgaaattataccagaAGTTTCCATACTACAAAAGGATggtttagggggggggggggggggggggggtggcaAGGCTCAAATCAATTAGCAATTaggagaagaaaaaaacaagggTTTTTCTGGTAAAAGGCAGAGTTAGGGttattacctcccttacactgcttgaTTATAATGTACAAGTTTTCTCATTTTAGATTTCAggaattataaagaaaatttattcaaatatttttttgaggggattaatattcaacagcatagtgtattgctcaaaagcaaacgttttttttaagttcattaggccacattcattctgtgtcagaaacctttgctgtgtcaactatttaatcacaatccaaattcagagctgtatcaagcttgaatgtagTGTCCATACTTgacccaactgttcagggtttgacctctgcggtcacataaagctgtgccctgtggagcatctggttaggTTTACCATTGACCATCCCaatgacatttatttatatagtaatcgaCCACTGAAACAGGAATAACATATGAAGCAAtgtaaaactgagaatggaaatgggtgtCCTTTTCACAGTCCTCATCTAATCAATtcggattttaaaaaaaattatgcctcaatttttttcaaatttctgaaattcattttagagaatgatatgattttttgaaaatgtactaTAAATACCTGTGTCCTTTGTAAGACTAGGACAACTAACTTATATTACAAACATTGACTCCTTGAATACCTAATTAACGTTCATGCATTACaacatacatacaaaatgtattttataagaTTCTAGAAatccaaataattatatttcatggATGTTTCAtaaactttttgtaattttgattgaCAGAGAATCATTGCAATGCATTCCAAGA comes from the Mytilus trossulus isolate FHL-02 chromosome 3, PNRI_Mtr1.1.1.hap1, whole genome shotgun sequence genome and includes:
- the LOC134712106 gene encoding uncharacterized protein C19orf47-like produces the protein MASHAKPSGADTSYWIKFFTECGIPPSESTNYAITFTDNRIQKDMLMDLTKEYLTEMGISILGDVIAILKHAKAVHSQLAREKALQGTKNISATPRRQTAASRTVNHYLGNDPDAGPMNLPMVPKLSKELSARLGGAPPAEETGLRSTTVKLSKKLEEVVPVPKKRRVFPEHEGKYKITMPSGKTQKTKKLLAKAKKTDSVFARLGSETRQATVTQSGLLISSTAESTVFSRLGGKQSLKREATSTSLDLDSDEEDEGGDQLAYAGIFKNTLSPPKKPKIPVMKKITITKQVTANVPSKKLPAKKLVATAGILSEDAEFQMTTGIKERLGKKTSLQEVSSTTDDIDATRSGAVYNRLGPKKGTKVSKKPASPVGVFGRLGKPVPST